From Candidatus Acidiferrales bacterium, one genomic window encodes:
- a CDS encoding S9 family peptidase produces MRKFSRLWIVHGVALAFLLSLALPALAQQTPLIPREVLFGNPEKASPQISADGTKLAYLAPDKGVLNVWVRTVGQTDDQVVTADKKRGIRFFTWQYDGEHILYIQDKDGDENWHLYQTNLTTKMTRDLTAFDGVQAQLVARDYKFPDQILVGLNVRDRRLHDVYRLNLKTGALDLDTQNPGDVADWTADNDFQVRAAQVFAPDGGTIIRIRDNPKAPWREFQRWSADETFGGVYGFTPDNKGVRLISSVGANAARLLEVDLATGKSTVIAEDPQYDCAAAMVHPKTKKLEAVEFVRARREWTVIDKSLQADFDAIGKVRDGDFAIASRDLDEKTWLVTYIEDDAPVYYYAYDRATKKATLLFSNRPKLELYKLAEMKPISFTARDGITIHGYVTVPVGVESKGLPMVLNVHGGPWGRDVWGFDPEAQWLANRGYAVLQINFRGSTGYGKTFVNAGDREWAGKMHDDLIDGKNWAVKQGYADAKKVCIMGGSYGGYATLVGVTFTPDEFACGVDIVGPSNIVTLIKSIPPYWVPIKSLFDKRVGKVETEEEFLKSRSPLFKADQIKAPLLIGQGANDPRVKQAESDQIVAAMRKNNKPVEYVVFPDEGHGFARPENRLKFYAAAEQFLARYLGGSAEPPSEKEKWDNLKK; encoded by the coding sequence ATGCGTAAATTTTCTCGGCTATGGATCGTTCACGGCGTCGCGCTGGCTTTCTTATTGAGCCTGGCTTTACCAGCGCTTGCCCAGCAGACACCGCTCATCCCGCGCGAAGTATTGTTCGGCAACCCGGAAAAAGCCAGCCCGCAGATTTCGGCCGACGGCACCAAGCTGGCCTACCTGGCCCCGGACAAGGGCGTGCTGAACGTTTGGGTGCGCACCGTCGGCCAGACAGATGACCAGGTGGTCACCGCCGACAAGAAGCGCGGCATCCGCTTCTTCACCTGGCAGTACGACGGCGAGCACATCCTCTACATCCAGGACAAGGACGGCGACGAGAACTGGCACCTCTACCAGACCAACCTGACCACCAAGATGACGCGCGACCTGACTGCCTTCGACGGCGTCCAGGCCCAGCTCGTCGCACGCGACTACAAGTTTCCCGACCAGATCCTGGTCGGCCTGAATGTCCGCGACCGCCGCTTGCACGACGTCTATCGCCTCAACCTGAAAACCGGCGCCCTGGATCTCGACACCCAGAATCCGGGTGATGTCGCCGACTGGACGGCCGACAATGATTTCCAGGTGCGCGCCGCCCAGGTGTTTGCGCCCGATGGCGGCACCATCATCCGCATCCGCGACAACCCCAAGGCCCCCTGGCGTGAGTTCCAGCGCTGGAGCGCCGACGAGACCTTCGGCGGCGTGTACGGCTTCACCCCGGACAACAAGGGTGTCCGGCTCATCTCCAGCGTGGGCGCCAACGCGGCGCGGCTGCTGGAAGTGGACCTTGCCACCGGGAAAAGCACAGTTATCGCGGAAGACCCGCAGTACGACTGCGCCGCCGCAATGGTCCACCCCAAGACCAAAAAGCTCGAAGCGGTGGAGTTCGTCCGGGCGCGCCGCGAGTGGACGGTTATCGACAAATCCCTCCAGGCCGATTTCGATGCTATCGGCAAGGTCCGTGACGGCGACTTCGCCATCGCCAGCCGCGACCTTGACGAGAAAACGTGGCTCGTGACTTACATCGAAGACGACGCACCCGTCTATTACTACGCCTACGACCGTGCCACGAAGAAAGCCACCTTGCTTTTCAGCAACCGGCCCAAGCTTGAGCTGTACAAGCTCGCCGAAATGAAGCCTATCTCGTTCACCGCGCGCGACGGCATTACCATCCATGGCTACGTGACAGTTCCGGTTGGCGTGGAGTCCAAGGGCCTGCCGATGGTGCTGAACGTTCACGGCGGGCCGTGGGGTCGCGACGTCTGGGGCTTTGACCCCGAGGCGCAGTGGCTGGCCAACCGCGGCTACGCCGTGCTCCAGATCAACTTCCGCGGCTCCACCGGTTACGGCAAGACGTTTGTCAACGCCGGCGACCGCGAGTGGGCAGGCAAGATGCACGACGACCTGATTGACGGCAAAAACTGGGCCGTCAAGCAGGGCTACGCCGATGCGAAGAAGGTCTGCATCATGGGCGGCAGTTACGGCGGCTACGCCACGCTGGTCGGCGTCACGTTTACGCCCGATGAGTTCGCCTGCGGGGTGGACATCGTCGGCCCGTCGAACATCGTCACGTTGATCAAATCCATTCCGCCTTACTGGGTGCCGATCAAGTCGCTGTTCGACAAACGCGTGGGCAAGGTAGAGACCGAGGAGGAGTTCCTGAAGTCGCGCTCGCCGCTGTTCAAAGCCGACCAGATCAAGGCCCCGCTGCTGATCGGGCAGGGCGCCAACGACCCGCGCGTCAAGCAGGCCGAAAGCGACCAGATCGTCGCCGCCATGCGCAAGAACAACAAGCCGGTCG